In Candidatus Manganitrophaceae bacterium, one DNA window encodes the following:
- a CDS encoding pyridoxal phosphate-dependent aminotransferase: MKFARRIDQIKPSPTMAMAAKAKAMLAKGIPITDFGLGEPDFNTPEVAAEAAIRAIRDGFTKYTPPSGIEELKEAVSKKLKSENRLDYEKKEIIISCGAKHTLYNIAQVLFEQGDEVIIPAPYWVSYPDQVLLNDATPVIVQTREADQFLMTPEQLKRAITPRTKAVILNYPSNPTGSAYAAKQLEGLAEVLTGASVWIVSDEIYEKFLYDGAAHTSIASLGPELKKKTVVVNGISKAYAMTGWRIGYAAGPKEIIDAMGTVQSQSTSNPTSISQKAAVAALTGGVTFINTMVEEFNQRRLLMVDQLNAISGVRCPRPAGSFYVFPNIKGLLGTRYKGYQIDRSSDLASFLLEEGGVSTIPGEAFGADGYLRLSYAVSKEVINEGLKKIKSAVSKLSR; this comes from the coding sequence ATGAAGTTTGCCCGACGCATTGATCAGATCAAACCCTCCCCTACGATGGCGATGGCGGCCAAAGCAAAGGCAATGTTGGCCAAAGGGATTCCGATCACCGACTTTGGACTCGGAGAGCCCGACTTCAATACCCCCGAGGTCGCCGCGGAAGCGGCGATCCGCGCCATCCGAGATGGTTTCACCAAATACACCCCTCCCTCCGGAATCGAGGAGCTCAAGGAGGCGGTCTCTAAAAAGTTAAAGTCGGAGAACCGCCTTGACTATGAGAAAAAAGAAATTATTATCTCTTGTGGGGCAAAACATACACTTTACAATATTGCGCAGGTGCTCTTTGAGCAGGGAGATGAGGTCATTATCCCCGCCCCGTATTGGGTCTCCTACCCCGATCAGGTTTTGCTGAACGATGCAACCCCGGTCATCGTTCAGACGCGGGAGGCAGATCAATTCTTGATGACCCCGGAGCAGCTCAAGCGGGCGATCACGCCGAGAACCAAGGCGGTCATTCTGAATTATCCGTCCAATCCAACCGGATCGGCCTATGCCGCAAAACAGCTCGAGGGGTTGGCCGAAGTTCTGACCGGTGCATCTGTTTGGATTGTCTCGGACGAGATTTACGAGAAATTTCTCTATGACGGCGCAGCACACACCAGCATCGCCTCGTTGGGGCCGGAGTTGAAGAAAAAAACCGTTGTCGTCAATGGCATCTCGAAAGCCTATGCGATGACCGGATGGCGGATCGGATACGCGGCCGGTCCCAAGGAGATCATCGACGCCATGGGAACCGTTCAGAGCCAGAGCACCTCCAACCCAACCTCTATCTCTCAAAAGGCGGCGGTGGCGGCGCTGACGGGAGGGGTGACTTTTATTAACACGATGGTCGAAGAGTTCAATCAAAGGCGACTGTTGATGGTCGATCAGCTCAATGCGATCTCCGGCGTCCGCTGTCCCCGTCCCGCCGGAAGCTTTTATGTCTTCCCGAATATCAAGGGACTGCTTGGCACCCGGTATAAGGGATATCAGATCGATCGCTCGAGCGATCTGGCCTCCTTCCTGCTTGAAGAAGGAGGGGTCTCGACGATCCCTGGAGAAGCCTTTGGCGCCGACGGATACCTGCGACTCTCCTACGCGGTTTCGAAAGAGGTCATCAACGAAGGCCTTAAAAAGATTAAGAGCGCAGTGTCGAAGCTCTCTCGGTAA
- the purE gene encoding 5-(carboxyamino)imidazole ribonucleotide mutase, translated as MTEKGSVLILMGSDSDWEVMQEAAKILKEFEVPYEMTLSSAHRSPERTKRLIHEAETRGVDVIIAGAGGAAHLAGVIAAETILPVIGVPISSSPLNGLDSLLSTVQMPSGIPVATVAIGKAGAKNAGILATQILARRSSDLAKRLLSYKKSLAEEVEAKGKRFHEKGHPG; from the coding sequence ATGACGGAAAAAGGTTCTGTTCTCATTTTGATGGGGAGCGATTCGGATTGGGAAGTCATGCAGGAGGCGGCCAAAATCTTGAAGGAATTCGAGGTGCCGTATGAGATGACCCTCTCTTCCGCCCACCGCTCTCCCGAGCGAACGAAAAGGCTGATCCACGAAGCCGAAACGCGCGGGGTCGATGTGATCATCGCCGGGGCGGGGGGCGCGGCCCATCTGGCCGGGGTGATCGCGGCAGAGACGATTCTTCCCGTGATCGGCGTTCCGATCAGCTCTTCCCCGTTGAATGGTCTGGACTCCCTACTCTCCACCGTCCAGATGCCGAGCGGCATTCCGGTTGCGACGGTGGCAATCGGCAAGGCCGGCGCCAAAAACGCCGGGATTCTGGCGACGCAGATTCTCGCGCGCCGCTCCTCCGATCTCGCCAAGCGCCTTCTCTCTTACAAGAAGTCCCTTGCTGAAGAAGTCGAAGCCAAGGGGAAACGGTTTCATGAGAAAGGTCATCCCGGTTGA
- a CDS encoding threonylcarbamoyl-AMP synthase, which yields MRKVIPVDPNHPERRVLQEIAALIHKGGVVAIPTDTFYGLAADPFDADAVRRLFTIKGRAYSKPILLLIADRAMLSPLIEEIPPIAEKLIDAFWPGPLTLVFQASKRLSPLLTGGSGKIGVRLPSAPLPLQLIQTVGIPITATSANRSGDASPASAQEVEQTLGESVDAILDGGPCTPLPSTVLDVTVTPPRIVREGRVSAAQLAAIIE from the coding sequence ATGAGAAAGGTCATCCCGGTTGATCCGAACCATCCGGAGCGGCGGGTCCTTCAAGAAATTGCCGCGCTGATCCATAAGGGGGGGGTGGTTGCCATTCCGACAGACACCTTCTACGGACTTGCCGCCGACCCCTTCGACGCCGATGCCGTCCGCCGCCTCTTTACGATCAAGGGGAGGGCCTACTCCAAACCGATCCTCCTCCTCATCGCCGATCGGGCGATGCTCTCCCCTTTGATTGAAGAGATCCCTCCGATCGCGGAGAAACTCATCGACGCTTTTTGGCCCGGTCCCCTTACGCTCGTTTTTCAGGCGTCGAAGCGCTTATCCCCTTTATTAACCGGCGGGAGCGGAAAGATCGGCGTTCGTCTGCCAAGCGCACCCCTTCCGCTTCAACTGATCCAAACGGTCGGTATCCCGATTACCGCCACGAGCGCCAATCGCTCCGGCGACGCGTCGCCGGCGTCGGCGCAAGAGGTCGAGCAGACCCTCGGTGAATCAGTCGACGCGATTCTAGACGGCGGCCCCTGCACCCCCCTTCCATCGACCGTGTTGGACGTCACCGTCACCCCGCCGCGGATCGTGCGCGAAGGGCGTGTTTCCGCGGCGCAGCTCGCCGCCATAATCGAATAA
- a CDS encoding CBS domain-containing protein — MLPTIEKLVSGKIHSIESEQSVRNAAEAMAANRIGSLLVAEDGTYIGIITEVDIIRKVVAKGLDPATMAVQKVMTSPLITIDADRSVLDANDIMERKKIRHLVVTRRGKVIGMVSVRDFLHPLDFEEDEESGYERASGF, encoded by the coding sequence ATGTTACCGACGATAGAAAAGTTAGTCTCGGGAAAGATTCATTCCATCGAATCAGAGCAGAGCGTCCGGAATGCGGCGGAAGCAATGGCGGCGAACCGGATCGGAAGCCTTCTCGTCGCAGAAGATGGAACCTATATCGGAATTATTACGGAAGTCGATATCATCCGGAAGGTGGTGGCGAAGGGACTCGATCCGGCCACCATGGCAGTTCAGAAAGTGATGACCTCGCCGCTGATCACGATCGACGCCGACCGGTCGGTCCTCGATGCGAACGACATCATGGAGCGGAAGAAGATCCGCCACCTGGTGGTAACCCGAAGAGGAAAGGTGATCGGGATGGTCTCCGTCCGGGACTTTCTCCATCCCCTCGATTTTGAGGAAGACGAAGAGAGCGGGTATGAACGGGCGAGCGGCTTTTGA
- the coaD gene encoding pantetheine-phosphate adenylyltransferase, whose translation MAKAEKLKLAVYPGTFDPITNGHIDIIRRVSRIFPSVLVAVAPNPKKAPLFTLEERLRMIRTATEGLSDLAIEPFQGLLTHYLREKGATAIVRGVRAISDFEFEFQMAMMNRKLDPNIETVFLMPSEEHSYITSTLIKEVASYGGDVSDFVPKGVSQKLLEKFPTGKK comes from the coding sequence ATGGCAAAAGCTGAAAAACTTAAACTCGCCGTCTATCCCGGGACATTCGATCCAATCACAAATGGGCACATCGATATCATCCGACGGGTCTCACGGATCTTCCCGAGCGTGCTGGTTGCGGTGGCTCCCAATCCGAAGAAAGCGCCCCTTTTTACCCTTGAAGAACGTCTCAGGATGATCCGAACGGCAACCGAAGGGTTGTCCGACCTCGCCATCGAGCCGTTTCAGGGCCTCCTCACCCATTACCTGCGCGAAAAAGGGGCCACCGCGATTGTAAGGGGGGTCCGGGCGATCTCCGATTTTGAATTTGAATTTCAGATGGCGATGATGAACCGAAAGCTCGACCCGAACATTGAGACGGTCTTCCTCATGCCGAGCGAGGAACACTCTTATATCACATCGACGTTAATCAAAGAGGTCGCAAGTTATGGAGGCGATGTCTCCGACTTCGTCCCCAAAGGGGTCTCTCAAAAACTCTTGGAGAAGTTTCCAACAGGAAAAAAATGA
- the rsmD gene encoding 16S rRNA (guanine(966)-N(2))-methyltransferase RsmD produces MRIVSGALKGRKLYAPPGLDVRPTSNKVKQALFNILSDRIQEASFLDLYAGIGSVGIEALSRGAGEVTFIEKSKRHIQYLKKNLSIASFDDHFRILCMEAVQFLRKKEAARPFDFVFVDPPYEGEEIEKTLPLLGEGDMIADNGWVIVQHFHKKVFSEAFGRLHFLKKYKYGETILSFYGKS; encoded by the coding sequence ATGCGAATCGTCTCCGGTGCTTTAAAGGGAAGAAAGCTCTACGCGCCACCCGGCTTGGATGTGCGCCCGACCTCCAACAAGGTGAAACAGGCGCTCTTTAACATTTTATCCGACCGAATCCAGGAAGCCTCCTTTCTCGATCTTTATGCAGGCATCGGGTCGGTCGGCATCGAGGCGCTGAGCCGGGGCGCCGGCGAGGTGACGTTCATCGAGAAGAGCAAGCGGCACATCCAATATCTCAAGAAGAATCTTTCCATCGCCTCCTTTGATGATCATTTCAGAATCTTATGTATGGAGGCCGTTCAATTTCTACGGAAAAAAGAGGCCGCGCGCCCCTTCGATTTTGTTTTTGTCGATCCCCCTTATGAGGGCGAAGAGATTGAAAAAACGTTGCCATTGCTGGGAGAGGGTGATATGATAGCCGACAACGGATGGGTCATTGTCCAACACTTCCATAAGAAGGTCTTCTCCGAAGCATTCGGTCGGCTGCACTTTCTGAAGAAGTACAAGTACGGTGAAACGATCCTCTCTTTTTATGGCAAAAGCTGA
- a CDS encoding sigma-54-dependent Fis family transcriptional regulator: protein MRKGQILVIDDEKSQRDILKVILKSEGYGVQTAGSTTEALKLFEDESFDLVLSDLKMPDNDGLFILDRLFKINAGACVIIMTAHGTIDSAVEAIKKGAFDYLTKPLDREELLISVARAFEKMNLVTQNKLLKEQLSERFGLSNIIGNHIKMQDIFKTILKIANSTATVLVLGESGTGKELIARAIHYNSLRKDRPFLAINCAAIPDTLIESELFGYEKGAFTGATGRGIGLFEAADGGTLFLDEVGDLSLTMQAKILRTIQQREVRRVGGREEIKIDVRVIAATNKNLKMEIQEGNFREDLFYRLNVISIRLPSLAERATDIPALTHHFLEKYNQRSDKKIRGIARPALRLLLDYSWPGNVRELESTIERAVLLCEGETLEPEDLPQEVRLKTFANDRIPFDIPPQGFSLEDFEKELLIKAMEKSGGVIAKAAKLLGISYRTLQYRLEKFNLRKEEESVPKGIPPAPKGK, encoded by the coding sequence TTGAGAAAGGGGCAGATCCTCGTTATCGATGACGAGAAGTCGCAACGGGATATTCTCAAGGTCATTCTCAAGTCGGAGGGATACGGCGTTCAGACCGCCGGGAGCACGACCGAGGCGCTGAAGTTATTTGAAGACGAGTCGTTCGATCTGGTCCTCAGCGATTTGAAAATGCCCGACAACGATGGCCTCTTCATCCTCGATCGTCTCTTCAAGATCAATGCCGGCGCCTGTGTGATCATCATGACGGCGCATGGGACGATCGACTCGGCCGTCGAGGCGATTAAGAAGGGGGCGTTTGATTATCTGACGAAGCCGCTCGACCGGGAGGAGCTCCTCATTTCGGTGGCGCGGGCTTTTGAAAAGATGAACCTGGTCACCCAAAACAAGCTCTTGAAAGAGCAGCTCTCCGAGCGGTTCGGCCTCTCGAACATCATCGGCAACCATATCAAGATGCAGGATATTTTTAAAACGATCTTGAAGATTGCCAACAGCACGGCGACGGTCTTGGTGTTGGGAGAGAGTGGCACCGGCAAAGAGCTGATCGCGCGGGCGATCCACTACAACAGCCTTCGAAAAGATCGGCCGTTTCTCGCCATCAACTGCGCCGCGATTCCCGACACCCTCATTGAGAGCGAGCTCTTCGGCTACGAGAAGGGGGCGTTCACCGGGGCGACCGGCCGGGGCATCGGGCTCTTCGAGGCGGCCGACGGCGGAACCTTGTTTCTCGATGAGGTCGGGGACCTCTCTCTGACGATGCAGGCGAAGATCCTCCGGACGATTCAGCAGCGCGAGGTCCGCCGCGTCGGCGGGAGAGAAGAGATCAAGATCGATGTCCGGGTGATCGCCGCCACGAACAAGAATCTGAAGATGGAGATTCAAGAGGGGAATTTCAGGGAAGATCTCTTTTACCGGCTCAATGTCATCTCGATTCGCCTTCCGTCGCTCGCCGAGCGCGCCACCGACATTCCCGCACTGACCCATCATTTTTTAGAGAAATACAACCAGCGCTCGGACAAGAAGATCCGGGGAATCGCCCGCCCGGCGCTTCGCCTTCTTCTCGATTACAGCTGGCCGGGGAATGTCCGGGAGCTCGAGTCGACCATCGAGCGGGCGGTTCTCCTCTGTGAGGGAGAGACGCTCGAGCCGGAAGATCTTCCGCAGGAGGTCCGGTTGAAAACCTTTGCGAACGATCGGATCCCTTTCGACATTCCGCCCCAAGGATTTTCTCTCGAAGATTTTGAAAAGGAATTGCTGATCAAGGCGATGGAGAAGAGCGGCGGGGTCATTGCAAAGGCGGCGAAGCTCCTCGGAATCAGCTATCGGACACTGCAGTATCGGCTTGAGAAGTTTAATCTCCGAAAAGAGGAAGAATCTGTTCCAAAAGGGATACCTCCCGCACCAAAAGGGAAATAA
- a CDS encoding HAMP domain-containing protein, translated as MRYFLDRVNLTTKLVLMMILLTLLSLAVSYIYNVRSENEFIRKVEENIGDLSTAIKISVEELTSTERSDEARLADYVGRLKNKGVKEISIISNEQEVIASSNPKRVGSKIITKVDPKHKDLFITAKVGDEQDSTGPHREYNLLVPIVVDGERMGFVHVDMRLEDYGQFLKDNHERRLITTLFIFMVGIGLSIFLSIKYTQPIAEVVQAAKKVASGDLSQTLPAQRRDEIGDLTRSFNEMVDKLRRQRELEERLRHAEQLSVLGQMASSIAHEIRNPLNLINLSIDHLKSQFPDWNTLKQKEAEEIISNVKVEIYRLNHMIENFLKYGKPLRLSYAEVDLETLLQEVLGLAQHKAGEQRVEIVVGEVAVLPKIDGDPELLKTCLINVILNAIQAMPQGGKLEIQIHRVPSEAGEKEEPAVSEQVELTFRDNGAGISEEDLRKIFEPYFTTKKLGIGLGLAMTQRIVEEHGGSILVQSQLQQGTIVTMKLPVRRRSI; from the coding sequence ATGCGTTATTTCTTAGACCGGGTCAATCTCACCACCAAGCTCGTTTTGATGATGATCCTCCTGACCCTCCTATCGCTGGCGGTCTCCTACATTTACAACGTCCGGAGCGAGAATGAGTTTATTCGAAAGGTGGAGGAGAATATCGGAGATCTTTCCACGGCGATCAAGATCAGCGTGGAGGAGTTGACCAGCACGGAGCGGAGCGACGAGGCGCGCCTGGCCGATTACGTCGGCCGCCTGAAGAACAAAGGGGTCAAGGAGATCTCGATTATCAGCAACGAGCAGGAGGTGATCGCCAGCTCCAACCCGAAGCGGGTCGGGTCGAAGATCATTACAAAGGTCGATCCGAAACATAAAGACCTCTTCATCACGGCGAAGGTCGGGGATGAGCAGGACAGCACCGGACCGCACCGGGAGTACAACCTGCTGGTGCCGATCGTCGTCGACGGCGAGCGGATGGGCTTCGTCCATGTCGACATGCGGCTCGAAGATTATGGTCAGTTTTTGAAAGACAACCACGAGCGCCGGCTGATCACCACCCTTTTCATCTTCATGGTCGGCATCGGTCTTTCGATTTTTCTCTCGATCAAATATACCCAGCCGATCGCGGAGGTGGTTCAGGCGGCCAAGAAGGTCGCTTCGGGAGACCTCTCCCAAACCCTTCCCGCGCAGCGCCGCGACGAGATCGGCGACTTGACGCGGAGTTTTAACGAGATGGTCGATAAGCTTCGCCGGCAGAGAGAGTTGGAGGAGCGGCTTCGGCATGCGGAGCAGCTCTCCGTCTTGGGCCAGATGGCCTCCAGCATTGCCCATGAAATCCGGAATCCGCTGAACCTCATCAACTTGAGCATCGATCATCTCAAATCGCAATTCCCGGATTGGAATACCCTCAAGCAAAAAGAGGCGGAGGAGATTATCTCGAACGTGAAGGTGGAAATCTACCGGCTCAATCACATGATCGAGAACTTTCTCAAATATGGGAAGCCGCTTCGATTGAGTTACGCCGAGGTCGACCTCGAAACCCTCCTTCAAGAGGTGCTCGGATTGGCCCAACATAAGGCCGGCGAGCAGAGAGTCGAAATCGTTGTCGGCGAGGTCGCCGTCCTTCCGAAGATCGACGGCGATCCAGAGCTCTTGAAAACATGTTTAATCAATGTCATCCTGAATGCGATCCAAGCGATGCCCCAGGGGGGGAAGCTGGAGATTCAAATCCACAGGGTGCCGTCCGAAGCGGGGGAGAAGGAGGAGCCGGCCGTCTCCGAACAGGTTGAATTGACCTTTCGCGACAATGGGGCGGGGATCAGTGAGGAGGACTTGAGGAAGATCTTCGAGCCTTATTTTACGACGAAGAAGTTGGGGATCGGACTCGGCTTGGCCATGACCCAGAGAATCGTGGAGGAGCATGGCGGCAGCATCCTGGTTCAAAGTCAACTTCAACAGGGGACCATCGTCACCATGAAACTGCCGGTCCGAAGGAGGTCTATTTGA
- a CDS encoding NAAT family transporter produces the protein MTVFLQSFGHVFAALFPVVNPPGMALLFLAMTRRASRAERTLLAGRIAVYAFLVVNVAYYVGTVILHFFDISLPVLRVAGGIVLASSGWRLLNETRSGSDAGLDVGGGSGDWARVAFYPLTMPVTTGPGTISVAIALGAILPKKVPVMLGALAASGLVSGAIYLCYRYADRIENRLGQTGSEALSRLFAFILICIGIQILWNGFSELWASLPAK, from the coding sequence GTGACGGTTTTTCTACAGAGCTTCGGCCACGTGTTTGCAGCCCTTTTTCCCGTGGTCAATCCCCCGGGCATGGCGTTGCTTTTTCTTGCCATGACCCGACGGGCGAGTCGGGCAGAGCGGACCCTCCTCGCCGGACGGATTGCGGTATACGCATTCTTGGTCGTGAACGTGGCCTACTATGTCGGAACGGTGATTCTCCATTTTTTTGATATCTCGTTGCCGGTGCTTCGGGTGGCCGGCGGTATCGTGCTCGCCTCCTCCGGCTGGCGTCTTCTGAATGAAACCCGATCGGGCAGCGACGCCGGCCTGGACGTCGGCGGCGGTTCGGGCGATTGGGCCCGTGTGGCGTTTTATCCGCTGACGATGCCGGTCACCACCGGACCCGGGACAATTTCGGTGGCGATTGCGTTGGGCGCCATTCTGCCGAAGAAAGTTCCGGTCATGCTGGGAGCCCTGGCGGCGAGCGGTCTCGTATCGGGCGCCATCTATCTCTGCTACCGATATGCGGACCGGATCGAAAACCGGCTGGGGCAGACCGGCTCTGAAGCGCTCTCCCGCCTCTTTGCCTTCATCCTCATCTGCATCGGCATTCAGATTTTGTGGAACGGGTTCTCGGAGCTGTGGGCCTCGTTGCCCGCGAAATAA